In the Ctenopharyngodon idella isolate HZGC_01 chromosome 21, HZGC01, whole genome shotgun sequence genome, GACTAGATCTGCCTACGCATTATTCCCCCCAGCAGATCTAGCCGTTAGAAATGTGGGCTGCCATGAGGTGCATATAAGGCGCGTGAAGCATCTCGCAGTGTAGCCCTATGTGAACTAGTGTACCCCCTTTTTAAAGGGGTGTCCCTGGTGACTTACCAATGTGGTGTTAGCTACATATGTGCCTACATACCAGTGTATACATGCCACTAATCTAAGTCATTTTGGGTCATAAGGATTGGCTCTAGTGGCCTATTAGACTATGTGTGCCTGGGCTACCATGCTGAATGGCTTAGCTCTAGTGGACAATATGGCTATGTGTGCCTGGGCTACCACGCCGAATGGTTTAACTCTAGTGGCCTATGACTATGTGTGTCTGAGCATTATGTGTGGCTTTAACAAATGGTAACACGTTGCAGGCTAATAGAGATGAGAAAAGAAACCCTCCACAACCACCTGAGCAAAGAAATAGTATAATGATGTAGCATTGTTTGATAATTGTCATTGTCAATCCCTGTATACTCCCTATTATAAAAGTGAAGTCATTTGGACAAATGGAAATAAGGTGAGCCCCTGTTAAATGGCAATAAGTGGCAAAAAGTGAATCCCATAATATCACTTACTAAATTCTACAGCGTGCAACCGACTGCCGGTCCTCACAGCATAAACACAAGTGAAAGCATATGGCCACAAGAGCGTGCAAAAACcgttcactcatctcagtagcGAACTCAGAAAGTGCCGCTACATCAATGAGCTGTCCACACTGCAAAGTGTCTCCTATTTACACTCCTGTTGTTAAACGAATACCTCAGCGTTTTAAGCAGAGAGAGTGATTTCTGACAGATAGTAAACATGCAGCCACCGCTCAGATCAACAAATGCGTGTCCATGAATCAGCCACACTGCCTGCCGCTGCAAGACACACTGCATACAGAAAACACCTGATGTTATCTAGAGCGCAAACACAGATTATATAATACAGAATATAACACAAATTACGCATTGAGGTATCAAATGAGGCACTCTTGCTTCGTTTGAGAATACATGGAACTGCCTTGGCACACTCTAAGTAAGTTGAAATGATAAATATCATTCTACGTGAAATCTATTAATAAGATGACGGTAACATACCGAGGTTGTACCGAGGTCCTTTAACAgattgagttaaaggacctattagccttgcccattagagtttcatgccagaactttgtatttacagattatgaacagatttatattattgtgaataataatatcaataaatagGCCTGAATGAATTCAACGATATTGCACTATAGAGTTGGAATATGGCACTTGTAGGTATATGCTTTGTGAGGCATTAACTGTTCAAGAGGGAAATGGCCTGTGGGAAGAAACTGTTCTTGTTCCTAGATGTTCTAGTGCCCAGTGATCTGAGGTGCTGTCCAGACGGCAACAGTTCAAATAGGTTGTGGCAGGGGTGAGTGGAGTCTGTGATGATTTTACCTGCCCTTTTCCTCACTTTGGAAGAGTTCAGGTCCTGGAGGTTGGGCAGGGGGGCACTAATTATCATCTCAGTAGTCCGGACTGTCCGCTGTAGTCTCCTGATGTCTGATTTGGTAGCTGAGCCAAACCAGTCAGTTATACAGTAAATGGACACAAGACAGACTCAATCAGTACGTTTACATGGACAACAATATTCCGATATTAACACGATTAAGACAATACTCTGATTAAGAAACTACCATGTAAACAGCGATTTTTAAGTCATACTCGAAGTAAACACAAATCGAATTAAGACAGGTGGAGCATTCCTATTTTAGTCGCATTATCGGAGTGCATTATGTGTACACATCTTAATCACACTATTAACGTCATGTGGGAGTTTTCGCCGCATTTTGCGACAGGACACATAATACACGCACGGCAGTGGTCAACTGTTTGATGGCAAACAAGAAAGCAAGCTTCAAGCAAGAAGCCACAAATCAAATTCCTCAAATTCACCTCATCTCTCATCCTCTGAGTTTGTTGCGGTGGCATGAATGAAAtgttgctgaatgaaagtacgGAGGAGGCCTGTTGCTGGAGAATTTGTATCCACCGTCCTCTGTTTAcagagccccacacatgacaggGAAAataaatagtaggctaaattgtgcacacgatttactaattcgttccctcgatttataaatcatgcgcatgatttataaatcgagggaacgaattagtaaatcgtgtgcacaatttatttattttcttaaatgtcATATGCAGGGCTCCGCATGTATAGCATGTCAAATAATTAACTGCACTTGAAGCTTTcgtaaaactaaaaatgaaattctatATTGTACCATAACGAAGACAAACTGTGTGATGATATGTGAAATTCTGTAGAGAACATCAGACGGCGTGCCATGGGGACGTAATGACGTTTGCCATTAATCGATCTATGTTCTATAACATGTAGTGAACAAAGAAAGTGCATCAGATGTGTTTTgctttgtaatgtttttaatttatgaagccACTGTAAACTTTTAACTTTTCGACATGACTTGAATGCACCAGTAGTTATAAGTGAATCCCCGTCCAAggcgcaatgggttgtgggtaatgaataaataaagaacATGACCTCATTtagtttatgaaaaaaaaacaaagaaactggTCAAAACTGACTGAAAAGCTTGTGTTAAATAGTTTATTTCAAAATTCCACATTTAAATTCCAGTTCAGAAGTTTTTGTAAGGTCTGCTAAGAGAATTAGACAAACAACTaaacaaactaaactaaacaaacaaaacaatcttgtattattaaaaataaaataaaaacgttTGTCTGTATTACACATACAGTATTTCATGGTTATACTATTTATCACAAAGCTGCTAGCTGATACCACATGTGGCTGTAATGTTTTAGACTGTTCTCAAAATTAATGTTTCATAATGAAAGAGAAATATAGACTGACATATTTTTcccatttaaaatacattattagcTGCAAATCTGTTTGAcattaaagtaattattttataaattaatacattcatTAGTAGTGAGCAATGTGGAGTAGAAGCTGAACTCCATGACTGTTTGTTGCAGGATTTCTCTCACcagtaagagaaaaaaaaaaaaaaaaaaaaacgttcacGTTACATTTCCCTACTCTTCCGTTTCTAGTAGATCAAGCTATCTGGATCCCCATGCTTGTGCACAGTAGAGATAGAAAAGCTTAatctgcatttgtgtttttctttttgttactgctttttgttgtttttatctgCTTTACATGTGCTTTCTTTGGTAATTTCCCTCACACTCTTTTCATTGAGACACTGTAAACTTAGTGGTGCAAGGGAATACCTATGAcctaaattataaaaaaatgtatacagtaTAAGCAAGTTTCTATTTCCTTCTAAGTCATTtgctttatattatttatattcagtTAGGACACACTTAAGGGCtttttaatttcacacatgCTGATACACATAAGAAATGCTTAATGTTGccaattatattttacttttaaaagtcaTCAGTTGCAGCAAAAATCTCTACATCATTTGCAGtaactttgtttataaacaaaaatcacataatattaactttatttttttaaaaacttaaaaacctTTTGTCTTATTTCCTTGACTTGTAAGCCATATATTACAGGATTCAATCCTGGTggtacaacattaaaaactataCTTGCTATTCTTCTATTGTCAGAGTATTCAGAAACACGATGGAGAAAAATTGAAACAAATCCAGAGACCAGCATGATTGAGTAAATTGTCAAGTGAGTACAGCAGGTTTTTAtggcttttttgtttgttgctttGTTCTTGCCGGTTAAGCAGATAattacaattctgagataaGTTAATACAACACTCCCCATTGAAGAGACAAGTAAAACCACAGTAAAAGTTAATCCATATACATTATTAATCATTGTGTTTTCGCAGGACAGTTTAAATAGCGAAGCATTGTCACACATGTGGTTTTGAATCACAGACCTGCAGTGAGAGAGACGCACACTGAGGCCGATCAGAATTCCCACCAGCACTACTGCAGCACCCCAGGCTCCTGCCGACAGTTTTACCACCATATTATTGCTCATTATATTTGAGTATCGCAATGGATTGCATATGGCAACATATCTGTCAAAGGCCATGATCATTAGAATAGTATGAGATGTTGTTCCATTCACATGTACAAAAAAAGCTTGGATAACACACTCCACATATGTGATGTAGCGCTCAGAGGGGTCTGCTAAAAAATCCCTCAGCAAACGTGGCACAATAACAGTTGTTCCTATAACATCTTTTAGTGGCAAGTTGCAATAAACCATGTACATGGGCTGGTGTAAACCTTTTTCCGCTGAGATTTGTATCAAAATCCAAAGGTTAGATATGATTATAAATATGTAAGCcatcaaaatgatgaaaaatgcaaGATAGCTGTACTGATGTGTAACATTCAGTCCTTCCACTAAGAGTACGCTGTATCTAAATGTCAGGTTGTCCATCTGTGACCTAAACAAAAGGTAGAGATACACAGAGTAATGACAGGAATATTATCTCAAAATATTGCTACATACTTTAAGTGTACTGTAAACATTTCCTCAGAGtgtttttcaaaaagaatccTTTCTTCATCACTTCTTTGGAAATGTTAATACTTTTCCGAAGCCATCTGATCTTGTTTTCTCATCCGTACTACTCTGATCCCAAGAAATATTGATCACTGTGAAATTGTGAtgtctaaaaatacaaaatgcatttacTAAGGGAATATTCTTGCTTACCAAAGTAGATGACTGGTATATGCTGGTATATAAGCTGGCGCGTCAATTCATAAATGCACTCTCAACAGTTGCACCCTCTCCTACTCTGTGTTACTTGGTTATCATGGCATTCAGAAGAACACCAAGCTTGTTTCTGAGTTTATATGTTTTGACAACTTCAGATTTGTCATCATACCCCAAGAGAAATAAATGTATAGCTCTTTTTGCTGTGATTGGTAGACTGCTGATTAGGCTGATTAGCCTTACAAACCAAATGTGAAAAAAGGTTTGTTAATTAAATGCTCAGACCAAATAAAACTTTTTGCTTTCTAAATTTGTGGCACAATTGTATAATGATTTTGTCTTATTTAACTTATTCTAATAGTGTGTCCGCAGGTTATTTTCTGGgaggtattccagaaagcaaggtAAACTTACCATCCAgggatgtaaaatatttaagtgATTTTACCTGATttgggttatttcacccaaaaatgaaaattctgttattaattactcacccttttgtcattcaaaatctgaaagaccttcgttcatctttggaacacaaattaagatatttttgataaaatctgagctttctggcctccaatagactgcaacacaattatcactttcaaggtccagtaaagacattgttaaaatagtccatgtgactacagtagttcaaccttaatgttatgaagcgagagaatactttctgtgtgcaacaaacaaacaaaactaatgtgtacagtgcagcgcttctggGCTCTACATCAgaatgctggctcagtattggccgacactattcacatgagcaccacgacgcatgcgtgtgatgctaatgcaggagctggccaataatgaactggcattctgacgtagaacccggaagcgctgcactgtgtttactacatgatcagtgtaggagactgacatggaagagaagaaagtgttgaaaaaaaatcatcattttagtTTGATTTTTGCATACgaaagtattctcttcgcttcataacattaagtctgaaccactgtagtcacatgaactattttaacaatgtctttactacgtttctgggccttaaaattggtaattttgttgcagtctatcggaggccagaaagcttgaatttcatcaaaaatatgttaatttgtgttccaaagatgaatgaaggtcttatgggtttggaacgacatgagggtaattaatgacagaattttaatttttgggtgaactaaccctttattgtacttaaatattattttgggTTATTTGTACTTTACTCAAATACAatttaatgctgccttcatgtgctatcaaaaatttgataattcccacttctgaagtcttGATTAtgagctcatcgcattcaagtttcgaaATGGGAGGGCATTCATGTGtaatttttaactaggaaactcgtatttacgataattccgagagtatgtgaaggcagcataaaccGAATACttgtacttttatttacttacatttctgaagaaaaatctgtactttttactccttacaattttattttgacttgaaaagtgtttgttacatttttgaagattaTTTTTATCCATCTTACGCACATTAAATGGCAAACGAAAGCTCAAACGTGTGCTTGATGCCAGTGACTAGAGGGGtgtcaacattttatttcacctTTTGTTGAAAGGAgcatttattttgacatttggctGGGTGCAGCACACATTGCAAATTGAGGAAAGTTGGTTGCAAAATACAGATGAATAAGAAGAAGAGAGACAGAAGAAGAAGATTTTCACAGTTtcacaaactattttttttttttttttgtgattggagaaaacattatattttaagtaaGTTTTAAGGTTTAGCACTGGGTATAGGCTTCCTGAACAACACTTTAAGACAGTTGAGTCACTGTGGTTCCCAGTTTAGCCTAACATAAATTGTTTATATCTGTGCTAGTAAtacatgcatatttattttttatttatttatttttcaggcaGATTTCTGCTTGATACCTAGTATGTCAAATTGCAGGTTTTTTAGTAAATTTACTCTTTTGTTAGTAAACTGTGCAATTTAGGCAACACAAATGCTTTCTTCTCTTTTGTGTTTGAGGTTGCTCAAACCCAGATTATGTATTCATGAAAACAGAGTACCCAAGTCTCTCAAATATGTGAGTACAttagtgtatgtttgtgtgtaaagaATTATAGTGAAGTGACCCTTTTGGACCACTCTCTCTGGCACACTGAAGAACTCTGGGTTAAGTGAATGATCACTTCTACCTCCAATCATAGGAGTAATTAATGTTCCTTAGATGACTGTTTAGGGTTACACACTCAATTTCTGTCATGTTCAACAGACCCCCTGAAGTAGAATTCAGGTATAGAGTTATATACCTATAGAGTTCCCTTTCAGAATTGGGGATCGCTTTGGGAGACCAAGCTACATCGAGTGTAAGAAAAATGAGCCAATGCATATTGACATGCAATAATTGCAACAGCTGCTCTGCACTGCTGCGCGAgtatttaatgagcagcaggtgcgttgcatatTTGCTTTTCGCTTCAGAGCCGAACACGTGCTGTTCCTGCTTGTGTGTTTTCTTGAAGAGTGGTGGAAGATGAGCTGTTCTTTTAGGAAGGAGCCTCTGCGTGTCTGGTGCGGGTGTGACGGCGCTGACAGTGTTGGTCGCGATCTTACAGGAGAGCAAAAACAGCTGTTCTCACAGCTCGCGGGAGAGGGCACCTTCAATGAGATTGCTGTTTATACAGCTGAGAGTTGCGTCTTCAACGAGTGTGTGAGTGCCCACAACAGGCTTGCACTATTGTACAGTTTGTGTAACCGTGGCCACTTCCCTGTGTGTTTCAACACCAGAGAGGGCAAATTCCTAAAAGAGCACACACGGTCTGAGCCTgcatctttttcaagatgtcattcaGACCATGTGCTACTGGATGTGGTCGTTACCTGGCCCCCGGTGATGGTCATGATTACTGCCTCACAGCGTGTGCGAGGCCCAAACATGAGGTGGCACTCATGGATGGTACATGTTCTCAATGCGGGAACATGACCATCTCAGTGTTAAGGTTGAGACTCCAGTATCTGGAAAGGATCGGAGCCCCTTCATATATTCCCTGATGTAGTTCTTCTTCTGGGTCAGTTCAGAAGAAGCCTAGATCGGTTAATAACCTAGGTGACCTGAGGATTAAAGTGAGGAAAACCCTGCCGAGTAAACCTCCTCACTCCTCCATGACACTGCAACCAGTGGAGCTTCCAAAAGGGCCAGCAGTTTTCAGCAGCATAGAAGCAGATGGAGGCGATTAAGCACATCCTGCCCCGAGGACCAGCAGCTGCCTCCACCCAGTTGTCGGCCGCAGCGCCTCCACCTGCTCGTCACCGAGGGCGCCCCCCGCGGCTGCCTCCGCCCCTGCTCTACCTAAGCAGCAGCCTACACCTAGACGGCAGGTGGCCGGCCGCAAGGGGGAAGCCCAACCCGTCCAGGGAGATAGTGTCCGCACCACTCCCTCCCTTGGAGGAAggccgggtggagaatcttttttgtttccttttttttttttttttttgtaccatttaaaaaaaaaaaatagagcagTTTCTTCTATCTCTTGGTCACAAGAGGGCGCAGTTGGCAGTGTTTGACGTGTTACAAACACCTTGCCACTCCATTTTCCCTCGCTCTTCACCAGCAGGCAGCAGCGTGTAGTTCAAGGACACCACCAGGCCTTCTCACACACCCTCTGCCCCACCCTGGAACCAGGTAAGTGTTGCGCAGCGCACGCAGACTCCACTTCAGGCCACCTCAGTGCCTCCCAAGGCGAGTccctacagcccctacttcattgtacccaagaaaagagGTGGGTTATGGCCAATCTTGGACCTGCAAACCTTGAACCAGGCCCTGCACAAGCTCCCATTCAAATTAACgcagaaacacatttttgagTGCATCCGTCCCCGAAATTGGtctgcagcgatcgacctgaaggacgcatactttcatgtctcgattcttcCTCGACACAGGCCATTCCTACGGTTTGCATTcaagggtcgggcatatcagtacaaggtcctacccttcgggctgtcccTGTCTCCTCGTGTCTTTACGAAGGTCACGGAGGCAGCCATTGTTCCACTCTGAGAATGTGGTGTTCGCATTCTCAACTATCTCAACGACTGGCTGATACTTGCACAGTCTCAGGACCAGTTGTGcaaacacagggacatggtgctCCATCACCTCAGTCTGCTGGGACTTCGGGTCAAcagggaaaagagcaaactctgtCTGTGAGTATTGCTGTGGTATTCAtggatgcctctgccacaggctggggggccacgtacaacgggcatgcagtgtcggGTCTGTGGATGGGGCCTAAACTGCATTGgtacatcaactgcctcgagttgctagcagtacgtcttgtgCTGGGCCGCCTCAAAGGGCTGCTACATGGGAAGCATGTGCTGGTCCATACGGATAATACTGCAACCATTGCATGCATCAACCgccagggtggtctacgctcccgccgcatgtggcaactcgcccgccatcttcTCCTCtagagtcagaagcatctgaggtcatTTCGGGCCATTCACATCCCTGGCGTGCTCAATCGTGCAGCCAACGAGCTCTCACAACAGCCTGTGCTTCcgggagagtggcgactccattgccaggtggtccagctgttTTGAGACCTCTTTGGAGCCgcacaggtagacctgtttgcctctccAGACTCGACCCATTGCCAGTTGTTTTATTCCCTGACCGAGGGCACCCTCGGCACgaatgcactggcacacagctggccccagggccttcgcaaatatgcgttcCCCACAGTAAGCCTTCTCGCACAGAcactgtgcaaagtcagggaggatgaggagcaggtcttgttattTGCACCATATTGACCCAACCGGGCTTGGTTCTCGGAACttacgctcctcgcgacagtcCCTGCCTTGGctcattcctctgaggaaggacctgctTTTTCAGAGATGGGGCACCCTATGGCACCCTCTGGAAACttcatgtctggtccctggatgggacgcggaggttctaggtgacctACCCCAGTCAGTGgtagacaccatcacttccgccAGAGCCCCCTCTATGAGGCACCTCTATgctttgaagtggaacctgttcgttgAATGGTGTTCTTCCCACCGGGAAGACCCCTGAAGATGTCCGGTCAGagtcgtgctttccttcctgcaagaCAGGTTGGAgtgaaggctgtctccctccaccctgaAAGTGTATGTTGCCGCAATTGCCGCACATCAtgatgcagttgatggtaagtCTCTTGGTAAGCATGACCTGGTCATCAGGTTCCTTAGAGGGGCGAGGAGGTTGAACCCTCCTCGTCCTACCTcagtaccctcttgggaccggACTCTGGCATCTCACGGCACTGCAGAGACCTCCTATTGAACCTTTGCTGTCAGCTGAGTTCTGTCACTAAAGACAGTTCTCCTGTCTGCATTGGcttccatcaagagggtaggggacctgcattTTCGGTCTACAAATCATGCCTAGAATTCGGGCCGGCCAACTCTCATGTTGTCCTGAGACCctggcctggatatgtgcccaaggctcctaccactcccttcagggaccaggtagtgagcagcctgcaagcgctgccctcagaggaggcagacccagccctagcttttcTCTGTCCTGTCCGCGCACTGCGGCTGTATGTGGACAGATcgcaaagcttcaggacctcaaaccagctctttgtctgttacggaggccagcagaaggaaAAGGCTGTGTCCAAGCAGAGGCtagcccactggatagtggatgctaTTGTCTTGGCGTACCAATTCCAAGACGTGCCTTGCCCGTTCGGGTTAAGAGCGCACTCAACTAGAAGTGTTGCTTCCACCTGGGCGCTGGCTCAA is a window encoding:
- the LOC127503383 gene encoding olfactory receptor 52N2-like, which produces MDNLTFRYSVLLVEGLNVTHQYSYLAFFIILMAYIFIIISNLWILIQISAEKGLHQPMYMVYCNLPLKDVIGTTVIVPRLLRDFLADPSERYITYVECVIQAFFVHVNGTTSHTILMIMAFDRYVAICNPLRYSNIMSNNMVVKLSAGAWGAAVVLVGILIGLSVRLSHCRSVIQNHMCDNASLFKLSCENTMINNVYGLTFTVVLLVSSMGSVVLTYLRIVIICLTGKNKATNKKAIKTCCTHLTIYSIMLVSGFVSIFLHRVSEYSDNRRIASIVFNVVPPGLNPVIYGLQVKEIRQKVFKFLKK